The following coding sequences are from one Paramormyrops kingsleyae isolate MSU_618 chromosome 21, PKINGS_0.4, whole genome shotgun sequence window:
- the LOC140581428 gene encoding protein wntless homolog isoform X2, producing MAGAIIENMSTKKLVIAGVILLLFQVFSFLVGGLIAPSPTTAVHYVATKCVDVDKHPSDWFMPWGRNKCDKIYDFSEAEAMKVQANDIVFALHIPPPDKEMSPWFQFMLVILQFDIAFNFNNQIEEGAVATIDVRLGYRDDTVSEWTQMAHSIEERKLSCNFTAARTSDNEGQYYDCELLPFMEIGSVAHKYYLLNIRLPVNERKKVNVGIGEIKDIRLVSIHQNGGFTKVWFAMKTFLTPSILIIMVWYWRRITLMARPPVLLEKVIFALSISMTFINIPVEWFSVGFNWTWMLLFGDIRQGIFYTMLLSFWIIFCGEHMMDQMERNRFTVYWKQIGPIAFGSFCLFIFDMYERGVQLTNPFYNIWVTDVGTELAMAFIIVAGICACLYFLFLCFMIFQVFRSSSLLAMSKARPLHYEGLIFRFKFLMLVTLACAAMTVIFFIISQVNEGHWHWGDHTVQVNSAFFTGIYGMWNLYVFAIMFLYAPSHKRYGDDQSNGMLLFPFR from the exons ATGGCCGGGGCAATTATCGAAAACATGAGCACGAAGAAGCTGGTGATCGCCGGAGTCATTCTGCTCCTATTTCAAGTGTTTTCGTTCCTGGTGGGAGGTTTGATtg ctcctAGCCCGACGACCGCTGTCCACTACGTGGCCACGAAATGTGTGGACGTGGACAAGCACCCTAGTGACTGGTTTATGCCCTGGGGCCGCAACAAGTGTGACAAGATCTACGACTTCAGCGAGGCCGAGGCCATGAAGGTGCAGGCCAACGACATCGTGTTTGCTCTCCACATCCCGCCGCCCGACAAGGAGATGAGTCCCTGGTTCCAGTTCATGCTTGTCATCTTACAGTTTGACATCGCCTTCAACTTCAACAACCAGATAG AGGAGGGCGCTGTGGCGACCATCGATGTGCGCCTTGGGTATAGGGATGACACTGTGAGCGAGTGGACACAAATGGCCCACTCCATTGAGGAGCGGAAGCTCAGCTGCAACTTCACAGCAGCCAGG ACTTCTGATAATGAGGGCCAATACTACGACTGTGAACTTCTGCCCTTCATGGAGATTGGTAGTGTGGCTCACAAGTACTACCTGTTGAATATCCGGCTACCTGTCAATGAGCGGAAGAAGGTCAACGTGGGGATTGGGGAGATCAAGGACATCCGGCTGGTG AGCATCCACCAAAATGGCGGCTTTACCAAGGTGTGGTTCGCCATGAAAACCTTCCTCACACCCAGCATCCTCATCATCATGGTGTGGTACTGGAGGCGGATCACCCTCATGGCTCGGCCCCCGGTCCTCCTCGAGAA GGTAATCTTCGCACTGAGTATCTCCATGACCTTTATCAACATTCCCGTGGAGTGGTTCTCTGTGGGCTTCAACTGGACCTGGATGCTGCTGTTTGGGGACATTCGGCAGGGAATCTTCTACACCATGCTGCTGTCTTTCTGGATCATCTTCTGTGGAGAGCACATGATG GACCAGATGGAGAGGAATCGGTTCACAGTGTACTGGAAGCAGATTGGACCCATTGCCTTCGGCTCCTTCTGCCTTTTCATCTTCGACATGTATGAGAG GGGGGTCCAGCTGACGAACCCGTTTTACAATATCTGGGTCACGGATGTGGGCACTGAACTGGCT ATGGCCTTCATCATCGTGGCAGGGATCTGCGCCTGCCTCtacttcctcttcctctgcttCATGATCTTCCAAGTCTTCCGCAGCAGTTCCCTGCTGGCTATGTCGAAGGCCCGGCCTCTGCACTACGAG GGCCTCATCTTCAGGTTCAAATTCCTCATGCTGGTCACTCTGGCGTGTGCAGCCATGACGGTGATCTTCTTCATCATTAGCCAG GTAAACGAGGGCCACTGGCACTGGGGTGATCATACAGTGCAGGTGAACAGCGCTTTCTTCACTGGCATCTACGGCATGTGGAACCTCTACGTCTTTGCCATCATGTTCCTGTACGCACCGTCCCACAAGCGCTATGGCGATGACCAGTCCAATGGTATGCTGCTTTTTCCTTTTCGCTGA
- the LOC140581428 gene encoding protein wntless homolog isoform X1, whose product MAGAIIENMSTKKLVIAGVILLLFQVFSFLVGGLIAPSPTTAVHYVATKCVDVDKHPSDWFMPWGRNKCDKIYDFSEAEAMKVQANDIVFALHIPPPDKEMSPWFQFMLVILQFDIAFNFNNQIEEGAVATIDVRLGYRDDTVSEWTQMAHSIEERKLSCNFTAARTSDNEGQYYDCELLPFMEIGSVAHKYYLLNIRLPVNERKKVNVGIGEIKDIRLVSIHQNGGFTKVWFAMKTFLTPSILIIMVWYWRRITLMARPPVLLEKVIFALSISMTFINIPVEWFSVGFNWTWMLLFGDIRQGIFYTMLLSFWIIFCGEHMMDQMERNRFTVYWKQIGPIAFGSFCLFIFDMYERGVQLTNPFYNIWVTDVGTELAMAFIIVAGICACLYFLFLCFMIFQVFRSSSLLAMSKARPLHYEGLIFRFKFLMLVTLACAAMTVIFFIISQVNEGHWHWGDHTVQVNSAFFTGIYGMWNLYVFAIMFLYAPSHKRYGDDQSNDSLIKTNQPAKPHTAEWVLLKVIKWKWSEPRWTGPFQVTERTSHAVRLKGKGDTWFHWSQCAAAEDPGRTTAEIQEALREGIQSVSSAELDATQVSTET is encoded by the exons ATGGCCGGGGCAATTATCGAAAACATGAGCACGAAGAAGCTGGTGATCGCCGGAGTCATTCTGCTCCTATTTCAAGTGTTTTCGTTCCTGGTGGGAGGTTTGATtg ctcctAGCCCGACGACCGCTGTCCACTACGTGGCCACGAAATGTGTGGACGTGGACAAGCACCCTAGTGACTGGTTTATGCCCTGGGGCCGCAACAAGTGTGACAAGATCTACGACTTCAGCGAGGCCGAGGCCATGAAGGTGCAGGCCAACGACATCGTGTTTGCTCTCCACATCCCGCCGCCCGACAAGGAGATGAGTCCCTGGTTCCAGTTCATGCTTGTCATCTTACAGTTTGACATCGCCTTCAACTTCAACAACCAGATAG AGGAGGGCGCTGTGGCGACCATCGATGTGCGCCTTGGGTATAGGGATGACACTGTGAGCGAGTGGACACAAATGGCCCACTCCATTGAGGAGCGGAAGCTCAGCTGCAACTTCACAGCAGCCAGG ACTTCTGATAATGAGGGCCAATACTACGACTGTGAACTTCTGCCCTTCATGGAGATTGGTAGTGTGGCTCACAAGTACTACCTGTTGAATATCCGGCTACCTGTCAATGAGCGGAAGAAGGTCAACGTGGGGATTGGGGAGATCAAGGACATCCGGCTGGTG AGCATCCACCAAAATGGCGGCTTTACCAAGGTGTGGTTCGCCATGAAAACCTTCCTCACACCCAGCATCCTCATCATCATGGTGTGGTACTGGAGGCGGATCACCCTCATGGCTCGGCCCCCGGTCCTCCTCGAGAA GGTAATCTTCGCACTGAGTATCTCCATGACCTTTATCAACATTCCCGTGGAGTGGTTCTCTGTGGGCTTCAACTGGACCTGGATGCTGCTGTTTGGGGACATTCGGCAGGGAATCTTCTACACCATGCTGCTGTCTTTCTGGATCATCTTCTGTGGAGAGCACATGATG GACCAGATGGAGAGGAATCGGTTCACAGTGTACTGGAAGCAGATTGGACCCATTGCCTTCGGCTCCTTCTGCCTTTTCATCTTCGACATGTATGAGAG GGGGGTCCAGCTGACGAACCCGTTTTACAATATCTGGGTCACGGATGTGGGCACTGAACTGGCT ATGGCCTTCATCATCGTGGCAGGGATCTGCGCCTGCCTCtacttcctcttcctctgcttCATGATCTTCCAAGTCTTCCGCAGCAGTTCCCTGCTGGCTATGTCGAAGGCCCGGCCTCTGCACTACGAG GGCCTCATCTTCAGGTTCAAATTCCTCATGCTGGTCACTCTGGCGTGTGCAGCCATGACGGTGATCTTCTTCATCATTAGCCAG GTAAACGAGGGCCACTGGCACTGGGGTGATCATACAGTGCAGGTGAACAGCGCTTTCTTCACTGGCATCTACGGCATGTGGAACCTCTACGTCTTTGCCATCATGTTCCTGTACGCACCGTCCCACAAGCGCTATGGCGATGACCAGTCCAATG ACAGCCTGATTAAAACCAACCAGccggccaaaccacacacggcggagtgggtcctcctgaaagtcatcaaatggaagtggtcagagcccaggtggaccggccccttccaggtcactgagaggacgtcacacgcggttcgtctgaaaggcaaaggcgacacgtggtttcactggagccagtgtgcggctgcggaggacccagggagaaccacagcagagatccaggaggccctgagggaaggaatccagagcgtcagttcggctgaactagacgcaactcaggtctcaacagagaCCTga